From the genome of Pukyongia salina, one region includes:
- a CDS encoding patatin-like phospholipase family protein, with amino-acid sequence MRIKVTLILFLLGTLWAFSQNDTNDPKVGLVLSGGGAKGLAHIGALKIIEDSGIEIDYIGGTSMGAIIGGLYASGYTARQLDSIFEDLDFDELIQDDIPRSSKTFYEKAETDKYAVTLPFDGFKVSFPSGLSKGQNVYNLFSRLTSHVNNVDDFGKLPIPFFCMATNVETGKEVIMEKGYLPQAISASGALPSLFSPVIIDDQVLVDGGVKNNYPVDRLRAKGMDIIIGVDVQDTLKTRKDLNSAFDVLVQINNYRTIEDMTKKRQKTDIYINPNIADFSVVSFDQGRKIIQAGEEAAQPFVQQLKEIASRQKQRERPKPDFLKETSIFIESVEISGNVNYTRAYVLGKLKIRTPDEISYKRLNEGINNLSATGNFQDINYRMVETEDGKHKLFFDLIESESRNLLRLGAHYDNLYRTAALINITRKRLFTNNDIASFDFVVGDNLRYNFNYYIDKGFYWSIGLNSRYSFFEKDVQIDFISPEMISEPNLQLNQLQLKYGDVTNQLYVETLFRRSFLLGAGVEHKWLRYLSETIGIDENNNPRTIFENTNYFSTYGYLKYDTLDDSFFPSKGFFFEGDFHFYMFANGSNKNFEEFSIAKANIGYALGVTDNLTLRLTTEGGFKLGGSNTRSMDFFLGGYGFERINNIIPLLGYEALSLRGDTYLKSTASFDYEFARNHHLVLAANISNVGDRLFETGEWIDEIDYTGYSLGYGMETFLGPIELKYAYSPETDTDEWHVRVGFSF; translated from the coding sequence ATGAGAATAAAGGTAACACTCATTTTATTTTTATTAGGAACGCTTTGGGCATTCTCTCAGAATGATACAAACGACCCTAAAGTTGGCCTGGTCCTTTCCGGGGGCGGTGCCAAAGGACTTGCCCATATCGGGGCCCTGAAGATTATTGAAGATAGTGGAATTGAGATAGACTATATTGGTGGAACAAGCATGGGAGCTATTATTGGCGGATTGTACGCTTCGGGCTACACAGCCCGGCAGCTGGATTCCATTTTCGAGGATTTAGATTTTGATGAATTGATACAGGATGATATACCCAGAAGCTCCAAGACTTTTTATGAGAAGGCGGAAACAGATAAATATGCTGTGACATTGCCATTCGACGGCTTTAAAGTGAGCTTCCCCAGCGGGCTCTCGAAAGGGCAGAATGTTTATAATCTTTTCTCCAGATTAACCTCCCATGTTAATAATGTTGATGATTTTGGGAAATTGCCTATCCCGTTCTTTTGTATGGCCACAAATGTGGAAACAGGGAAAGAAGTGATCATGGAAAAGGGTTATCTGCCACAGGCAATATCGGCGAGTGGGGCGTTGCCTTCACTTTTCAGTCCGGTGATAATTGACGACCAGGTGCTTGTAGACGGAGGAGTTAAGAACAACTATCCTGTAGATCGCCTCAGGGCCAAAGGCATGGATATAATCATAGGAGTAGATGTACAGGATACTTTGAAGACCAGAAAGGACCTCAATTCGGCCTTCGATGTTCTGGTGCAGATAAATAACTACAGGACCATAGAGGACATGACGAAGAAGCGACAGAAGACAGACATCTATATCAATCCTAATATAGCCGATTTTAGCGTGGTCTCCTTCGACCAGGGCCGGAAGATCATTCAGGCGGGAGAGGAGGCAGCACAGCCGTTCGTACAGCAATTAAAGGAGATCGCGAGCCGGCAAAAACAGCGCGAAAGGCCAAAACCCGACTTTCTAAAAGAGACCTCAATTTTTATCGAAAGTGTTGAGATCTCCGGGAATGTGAATTATACCCGTGCTTACGTGCTTGGCAAACTTAAAATAAGGACGCCGGACGAGATCTCATACAAAAGGCTCAATGAAGGAATCAATAATCTAAGCGCGACTGGAAATTTTCAGGATATTAACTATCGCATGGTGGAAACGGAAGATGGAAAGCATAAACTATTTTTCGATCTAATTGAAAGTGAATCGCGAAATTTACTTCGCCTGGGCGCTCATTACGACAATCTTTATCGAACGGCAGCGCTTATTAATATTACTAGAAAACGACTGTTTACCAACAATGATATCGCATCATTCGACTTTGTGGTGGGCGACAATCTGCGCTATAATTTCAATTATTATATCGACAAAGGATTCTACTGGAGTATTGGTTTGAACTCCCGTTATAGTTTCTTCGAAAAAGATGTGCAGATAGATTTTATTTCTCCTGAAATGATTTCCGAACCCAACCTTCAGCTTAATCAACTCCAGTTAAAATACGGAGATGTGACTAATCAGCTGTATGTGGAAACACTCTTCCGAAGATCCTTCTTGCTGGGAGCAGGGGTGGAACACAAATGGCTTCGGTATCTTTCAGAAACCATAGGGATAGATGAGAACAATAACCCCAGAACTATCTTTGAGAATACTAATTATTTCAGCACCTATGGTTATCTGAAATACGATACCCTGGACGATTCATTCTTTCCTTCAAAGGGCTTTTTCTTCGAGGGGGATTTTCATTTTTACATGTTCGCGAATGGGAGTAATAAGAATTTCGAGGAATTTTCCATTGCCAAAGCAAATATTGGATATGCTCTGGGGGTGACCGATAATCTAACACTGAGATTAACCACTGAAGGAGGATTTAAATTGGGAGGAAGCAATACACGATCCATGGATTTCTTCCTGGGGGGTTATGGTTTCGAACGCATTAATAACATTATTCCGCTGCTAGGCTACGAAGCTCTTAGCCTTCGTGGCGATACCTACCTGAAGAGTACGGCTAGTTTCGATTATGAGTTTGCGAGAAATCATCATCTGGTTCTAGCAGCCAATATAAGCAATGTGGGAGATCGATTGTTTGAGACAGGTGAATGGATAGACGAAATAGACTATACCGGATATTCGTTGGGATATGGCATGGAAACTTTTTTAGGTCCCATTGAATTAAAATATGCCTATTCACCCGAAACGGACACAGACGAGTGGCATGTGCGGGTGGGCTTTAGCTTTTAA